TATGTCGGGGAGCTCAAATTCTTAATACTGCGGTTGGCGGAGATATGTATCAAGATATTAATTCGCAAATTGAGTCTACGCTTTTGCAACATAACCAACATGCTCCGCGTTGGCATGGTTCCCATTTTGTGCAAGTAATGAAGGGTTCTCTTTTACATGGGATTGCGCAAACGGAACAGTTCAAGGTAAATAGCTATCATCATCAGGCTAATCGAGGAGTACCAACTGGCTTTGCAGTGAGTGCTGTATCCAGTGATGGAATAGTGGAGGCAATTGAGAGTAAGAATCATCGGTTTGTTATGGGTTTGCAATGGCATCCTGAATATTTAGTTTTAAAAAATGATTCGATATCTGTCGCTATTTTCAAGGCATTTATAGATGCTTGCTCAAAATAATTAAAATTTAGTGTTTTTCAGTAAAAACGACTGTTTAGTAGC
The nucleotide sequence above comes from Psychrobacillus glaciei. Encoded proteins:
- a CDS encoding gamma-glutamyl-gamma-aminobutyrate hydrolase family protein, which encodes MLPIIGVSSSLKEDVLTVPTENMHAIGKFGGVPLVLPNMVYAGIDTIAEMIDGLLLTGGGDIDPTLFGEEPLQGLGDITPERDAFEIAMIQKMLELNKPILGLCRGAQILNTAVGGDMYQDINSQIESTLLQHNQHAPRWHGSHFVQVMKGSLLHGIAQTEQFKVNSYHHQANRGVPTGFAVSAVSSDGIVEAIESKNHRFVMGLQWHPEYLVLKNDSISVAIFKAFIDACSK